Sequence from the Drosophila innubila isolate TH190305 chromosome 3L unlocalized genomic scaffold, UK_Dinn_1.0 0_D_3L, whole genome shotgun sequence genome:
atttaatgttaaaaaatttattataaaacgcagaaaattccaacacaaattttgcagaattaaaaaaaaatagcttatttgttgtttttaaaaatttatagaaaataattcTGCAGCACCggttttaaacaaaatattttgtaaaattatactTTGATTAAGTTCTATAATCAGTTGTTTCTTTGAAATTTACCGTAACTACCAATAATTCCATGAAAGATATATGTTTGTGCATCTCTTGAAAATTAACATCATTTTATAAACTCACCTAGTCTTAAAAACGGGATACATGTAAGATGAATCTTGTTACCAGAAACAtgattgtaaatttataattataaaataaaataaaatttgtattcttaAAATTCGAGTGATTTTCAATCTTTTCTAACTTTAAGGTCATGCAATTgtagaattgaaaataaatggtaaaaaatacagattttttttataaactttgttttgaaattaaaatggatATTAAATAGCcctttacaataaaataagcagggtttaattgtatttaaagaatgtttttttcagttgatttatttaaaagcagtttgctgaaattatttattttttgttgtcgatTTTGTCCCTTTATAGTTAATATCATAGAGATTCCATACACATTTACTTTTTtctgaaatatattaatattcttatgaatatgaaattagatccattaaaaataaattcttaaaaaggAAAAGCATCATTGTAGCTACCACAAAGTGTactttctgttgtttttgttgttgtttgtcctTATATACGCTGCTGATAAATTGTTGATAAATGTTGAAGCTTCCAAGGACAAAAGCGTCGTCGAATCGATTGAATTGaatagtaaaaattatttaatttagctataaaattgtgtaaatatataaatataaatactgtTTGCTTACAATATATATCGCGTACACTCGCAAGTTTgtcaaattgttgaaaataaattatgacattatttataaataataatgttctTCCCGCCCGTATCTGTTTTCATCTAATTGAAATTAGCTtgtgtacaaataaatatagttataaGTTTGCGGCaataaaatgctttaagtacatacattcgtttcgtttcgcttttttttgttttgttcatcATTTGCTTAGCTGTTaagttaaatgaaattaaattaattactggCAACATTCTGGAGATGCTTTGcgtttcataaaaaatattgcgCATGCGCCACCGTTAAGCCCAAAAAAAAGCAGTTTCGGGTAATGAAAATGAGTGTTAAATAGTGAATTAGTATGGGATAATGCATTTCAATgggtttatttataattttaagtattttaggATGCCGCAAATAACTTTAAGTTATTTAGCGAGTTTGAAAGAGCAGCGCATGCGCCTTGTCTGAACGAATAGCTTAACTTAATCATTAGCCTAAACAAATTCACCCCGTCTTAAAGTTTATAATCGACCTGtgtaaaattaagttaaaaaaaaaataaaaacatggcAAGCGCTTAGGcgtaacttaaattaatatatagacTAAAATAGCTAGAGTCAACTATtgatggtgttgttgctgctcctgtAGCTGCTGCAGCAATTGTTGCTTCGATTCGGCTTTCACAGTTTTATAGCGATCCTTCTCCTCGGTATTCTCGGGCGGCTCACACTCAAACGATGCCATCGAGAGTGTGTTCTCATTAAGCACTCCATTGTGCTGCAGGTAGGCAATAACATTCGGCAATTTATCAAATGGACAGCAGACCTTCTTCCATTCATTGAACTCCATCACTTGTTTGGCGAGTTGTGAGCATTTCTCAAAGTTGATATGATTGTTTGGCAAActattttcaaacaaaatatatataaattaaattaataaaatgtataaagtgTTTTGTAATTACTCACCGATTCGAGCAGCCTTCGTTCAGAAAATATAAATCCTTaacaaataaactaaaaaatggAATGATTATGCGTTCGCGTTCCTCTGTGGCACCCTCGGAGCGCCACATGGCAGCTTTAAGCGTCGAGCGATAACTATTAAAATTCGATGTTGGATCCATTTGATGTTCCAGCACAGAAAATTTTGCCGATTGCACTTTAGACCACTgtaccaaataaaaatacaagtagTTAAAGAATTGTTGCagaagtatttatttattcatatattttaccGTCTTTTTTAGCCTGCCAATGGGTGCCAGGTTTAGACCAGCTATTATGGCCATCAGACTATTGAAATTGCCAATGTTAAAGCATTCGCGTGCCGTTTCAATCCAATATTCAATAATGCGCACACGCTGCTTCTTCTTGGGATACTGCAAAGAGGGAAAAAATAAGGTTaatgaaataacaaaattttgtaaaattgatCAATTACGACGAAATaaggttaaaatatcttaaaaaaatttcatttaaaggaAAACCTTGCAGAGAGAAACCTTCATATAAAGACAAAGTtggaatacaaattatatagaCAGTTGGGAAGTTAAGTTggaaacaacaattataattcgTTAGAAATTATCGGTTTAGTACACTAAataacttaatatatataaaaattcgtttaatcaataaataaaaacaaagttttaagcaaaacaaaaataaagaagttcaCTAAAGCGATGCTTGACTGTCTGGCTATATTATGGTTTAATTTACTATAGCTCTTATCTTGATTAAGTTCTTGAGTATTACAAcgaacattttgttgttactttGCAGGTTACCATTATCAAGTCTTCTTATCTTGTGCGATTCTACGTGCTTCTTTATCAAATCTTGCTTAACATTATCcaattcataataattattgatatttttccaTTGCTTTTAAGGCTCCTTCTTAATGCAGTTcctaaatttattgatttaaccAATGCCATGTTGTACATTTGTTTTAATCCTTTTTTATGACTTTGGCAATATGTTAGCATAAGCTAATCCCTTGCATACATTCATCCCTTGCAAATACCTCCTGCTATTCACCCACCTTAACAATTTCGCTGGCCGTCAAGTAGCTGAGACGATTGAACCACTGCACATACGATTCCAAATTGCGTGTCTTTTTCATATCGTTCAAGGAGTTGCCAACTGTTGTTCCCGCTCCCGTTGCCACTCCTGTTCCGGCTGGAACTGTGGCAGCACCAACTCCATCGTTTGTTGCCTTTTTCGCCTGCTGATAATCCTTGGCAAATGCCTGAACAAACTCCTCGGGTCCAATGTGCGATAGACGCTCCAATTCGATGGCCGTTAGCTGATGGGCCAAATGCTCGCAACTGGGACAGATGTCCATAATGCCAAATACATCATCCGGTTGTGGTGTGCTGGACGCCGAGTTGCTGCCACTCGTTGAGTTGCCAGTGCTGCCGCCACTCGATGATCCGCCGCCACTTGTGGCAACTCCATTTGTGGCATGTCCACTCGCTGATGTATGAGAGCTGCCCAGAAATGTTTGAAATGGATTATGCAAATgtaaatgatgatgatgatgatgattctGTTGATGATTCGGTTGCGATTGCTGCTCCAAGCTGGCTTCGTTATTAAGTGTCTGTAGGAATTCCTCGTACTGCTCCAGTTCTGTTAATCTGGCCACGAGTAACTGAAGAATACGCGACACTTGCTTGCCCAGGGAGTTGTCAATGTAGACACATTTTCTGGCCAGGATGCGCACCTGATTCATGAGACGTTCATCCCGAAAATCATAGGGAAAGATTTCAATCCATTCGGATAGCAAACGTATGCAATGCTGTGCCGAACGCTGTGTCAATGTGCGTTGCTGTGGCTTCGGTTCCAACTCCAAATCAtgaccagcaacagcagttgctCCTCCCTTGCGCTGGGTCAACGGCGAGGCGGAATTCAAGTGAGCAACTGCTTCATCCACGACATCGCAACCAGCTGCAGAtgctgcctgttgttgttgctgctcccaATTGGTTGAGATCTGTGCGAGCAACTCATGTGGCCGTATAAAGAGGCGTGCACTGAGTAGAAACGCGGAGAGATAACCATGCTCCGGATAGTATTCATGCGTTGGCACCATGTGCATGATTAGCGACTGCAATGTACCCGACTGCAATTTACCCTCACAGTAAACCAGATGCCCCTCTTTTGGCTCCTTGCTGAGTCCCAAGGATTTGCTCTGCTGTGGCGGACCATAGCTCAAGGGTTTCTCCAACAACTGGGACTTTTCCACATGCGAACTGTCGCGTCGATGAGTGACCAATGTTTTGGCCACAATTCCAATTCCACTGCcagcgctgctgttgctcctttgTGTCTTAAGATCCGGCAAAG
This genomic interval carries:
- the LOC117788352 gene encoding ras-GEF domain-containing family member 1B-B, which translates into the protein MSSSSNGGINSATNGRSGSTGSANINLNLKAKTVGGGGGTGTGTGTGTTTTHKTLPDLKTQRSNSSAGSGIGIVAKTLVTHRRDSSHVEKSQLLEKPLSYGPPQQSKSLGLSKEPKEGHLVYCEGKLQSGTLQSLIMHMVPTHEYYPEHGYLSAFLLSARLFIRPHELLAQISTNWEQQQQQAASAAGCDVVDEAVAHLNSASPLTQRKGGATAVAGHDLELEPKPQQRTLTQRSAQHCIRLLSEWIEIFPYDFRDERLMNQVRILARKCVYIDNSLGKQVSRILQLLVARLTELEQYEEFLQTLNNEASLEQQSQPNHQQNHHHHHHLHLHNPFQTFLGSSHTSASGHATNGVATSGGGSSSGGSTGNSTSGSNSASSTPQPDDVFGIMDICPSCEHLAHQLTAIELERLSHIGPEEFVQAFAKDYQQAKKATNDGVGAATVPAGTGVATGAGTTVGNSLNDMKKTRNLESYVQWFNRLSYLTASEIVKYPKKKQRVRIIEYWIETARECFNIGNFNSLMAIIAGLNLAPIGRLKKTWSKVQSAKFSVLEHQMDPTSNFNSYRSTLKAAMWRSEGATEERERIIIPFFSLFVKDLYFLNEGCSNRLPNNHINFEKCSQLAKQVMEFNEWKKVCCPFDKLPNVIAYLQHNGVLNENTLSMASFECEPPENTEEKDRYKTVKAESKQQLLQQLQEQQQHHQ